The Haliaeetus albicilla chromosome 11, bHalAlb1.1, whole genome shotgun sequence sequence CAGGCTGGATAATAAGCCTCACGCTATATGCTGTCCCTAGTAGTGATACAGGATTAAATCTTTGCTCTGATGCATGTGATTGATAGAGAGGACTGATAAAAAGATACCTGTGGAGTCATGGCAATATCATCCCTGATGGCTCTCACCACCCAGAACCACCACCCTCTTGTAAACAGGTTTCAGAGAAGCCCTAGTGTAAAACATTGCAGGAAAGCCTAGTGTAAGAAAATGGTAGGAAATGCCCCTTACCACTGGAGGCCAGGCCTCTGGGACCAGCACAAGGCAGATCTGCACTGAGGCCCTGGCTTGGATCCTGTACAAAGCACACGAAGGCGAGTGAGGAGCTACTGAGCCCTCTCCTCCAGCAAGGCCacctcagcagggctgggcagcccACTGGCTCAGCGCTAACGTGCTGCTTCCTGAGGGAGTTCAGGCACCTCCATTTCTGCATTGGGGTTTTTAGCACATGGCTCAAGATTCTCCCCTGGCTTAAAAGCCTGCAGAAGCTGTCATTTCCCCATCGCACTCCCAGCTCAGCAAATTACAGTCTACTAGCAGCAGCTCCTCAGACTCTCATCAGAGCAGCAGTCTTTAAAAGGACTGAGGACACCCTGCATGGAGGCAAACAGGTAGCTTTTGCCTGGGTATGGGAGCAGAAGGGATGGGACACAGACCACAAGGCAGCTGCAGAGACAGTGTTGCCAAGCTCTGCTACGTGTGCACCTCTTCCATACCCTCCTCCTAACTCAGAGCCATCCTGCTGGTCTTGGCCTCATTAAAACCACACTCTCATTTGGAGGGTGATTGTTCCCTCCTGCTACCAGACTGCTGAGATTGGCTTCATTACAGGATAATTTTAGAGAACTGCTTCTTTTATTAAAGCAAAGCCTGTAGCAGTCCTTTCTCTCTTGGCTGTTCTCAGCCTTGCTGCCCTGAggtaaggaaaacaaacaaataagcCAAAACGCCAGAACCCAATAATGGTTCCTCTCCTTTAtctaaggtaaaaaaaaaggtttctatCCATTTATCCATGGAAAATGGCCAGGAATATAACCTGCTAGCCATGTTACcatgaagaaaatggaagactCTAATGAAATGGTCTGAAGACACAGaccctgctgcctgctctgctacATCCTCCCCAGGGAGAAGAAATGTGCAGGGGTATTTTTTGAAGGACAGGACAAGCCATTTAAACTACTGCTGCAAGTCCTATcaagaaggcttttttttataACTACAGTTCCCTTTTGATTAAAGAGCTGTGGTTGATTTAAGGATCAACATCCAGTCCATATCTTGTGCATGACCCTTCTCCCCACATCAGCACTGAGTCTTATGTTGTGCTTCCCATCAGTCGCAGAGCTCCTGCTGTCTGCAAGCAGACAGGCTCCTGCAATCCCAAGATCCTGTCTCTGATTCCTCCACCCTTTTCTTATCTCCCCCttccaaaggaaattaagtATTTGGCCACCACCACTGTTTGCATTGCAGGCATTTGAATAAATTAGTCGTATTTGTTGCTCACCACCACTGTAGCATGACTGAGGCacaatagaaaaatatattcttagcTGCATAAAACCCAGCCAGCACACCAGTGGAGCAGAAACTTACTTTTATACCACTTGTTCCAGTTTCTCCCTATCCTCCTCCCATCCCCTCTCCCTTACTGCAGAAACCATGGCCCAGGACTGGTTCAGCTGCAGACAATAAGCTGTACTGGCAAAGTCAGTTGTCTCCAGGAGGCTTCAGAAAGCTGCACTCTGGACTTGTGCTTAGAGGAACAAGTGTCTTCCTGCTGGCTTTGGTTAAAGGGATTCCTTATGGATCCCATTGGTGTGTGCAAGGGGAATGTGCACTGTGTACTCATTTATCAGTGCAGACATGTTCCTGAGCATCTCGTGGAATGTGTCCACTGTCTTCCTGTAAACATCCCTGTGTAGCACAAAGGGACGAAAAAGGTTGAGAGGCTCAGCCCTCTGGAATATGATGGGgaagcccagctctgctggtaCCTTCCTATTGCCAATGAAGAAGTGGTAGAGTTTCTTCTCATGCAAACATTTCTCCAGGAATTTCAGCATGTCCTGTAGACGGGCCTCCAACTTCTCTGGGGCCCAGTCCTGACTGGGACGTGCCTGCAGAAGATGCAGCATTACTGTCTTCAGGTGGTAGTTGGTAAGCCCGCTTGGACCTGTGAGGCTGCATTGCTTCCCATGAAGGAAGGAGAGGATctgaaggcagctgacatggCAGGCATTAGCAGGCAGCATTTTGGAGACCAGCTGGATGAACCTCCTCTCATACACTGCGAAGGTGAGAAACCAGTGAGTGCTGGAGGGGAGGTCTGCTGCCAGGCCACTCCGAGGGAAATGAGAGATGAAGTAAACATCGGAGTTCTCGTACTGCACCACAGGGGTGAGGTTGAAGGCAATCGATTTCCCTGACCTAAATTTTATCTTCAGGGCTCCTGGGGAGTCCAGGAGGCTGAAGGAGAGGTCAAATTCATACTTGTGGGAGATTCTGTTCCAGGCCTTGGTGACTGCAATCTGGAACCACTTCATGACTTGATCAGCATCCAGATATTGAGTATTTTTGAAGCACAGGAGGTCTTCCATCTCACTGCTGGGCCTGGTAGTATTGGCTTGGCTGTGGAGGAGGCACAGCATATCTTCCCCTAGTTTAGTCTTGTCACAGATGCAACCCGTCACATCCTCATCTGCCCTACATACCTTGATAGTGCCATAACCTTGTTCATCTGGGGGAAAAGAGTCACCAGAGCACCAGGTCTGGGACCGAAAACAGTATGGCTCTGGGGGCGCAAAAGGCACTATCAGATCACAGACAAAAGGTTTACGCACTCTCCAGTTCTCATACATGCTCCCCACACCCATGCAGTCCTCCACTTCCATGTCAGCGTCCCGGTTACAAACACTCCTCAAGGCTTCCAACAGGTCATCTGCAAAGCCTTCCACCATCTCCCGCATCCTGGCCATGTCTCCGGTGGTACCCAGGATGCGCTTCTCATAGAAGCTGGCCAAGACGGCCTTGTCAGGGAAGGCCACACCTTTAAACACTTTCCCCAGGACAGCCATGTcatcctcttcccctcctgtgTCCTGCCAAATCCCTTCCTGGAAATCCTGCCTCCAGAGCTCGATCAGCAGGAAGATGACCATGGAAAGGGCAGTCCACGTATCCCATCGgaccttttcctctttgctttcctccacCACCTCTGCAGCCTTTTCCAGAGTCTTCTGCGTGGCTTCCTGGTGTGCAATTTCCTGCTCCAAGCGCAACTTCTCCAGCCGAAGGCTCTCCTCCCGCTCCTTCATCTTTCGGATGATTTCTTCCGTGTTCTCGGGGACAGTGCCATTCTCTTTAGGGAAGAGGAGCGGGTGGTTGACAATAGCTGTAATCACCACTAGGCATACCCGGAAGATTCCCACAGGCATGGCAGTTTCTtccctggaaaagaaagaaaggcagaatgACCCACAATTCAGAGTATATTCCctcaaggagaaaaatgaaagtaagtCCCTGCTTGAATAA is a genomic window containing:
- the ITPRIP gene encoding inositol 1,4,5-trisphosphate receptor-interacting protein: MPVGIFRVCLVVITAIVNHPLLFPKENGTVPENTEEIIRKMKEREESLRLEKLRLEQEIAHQEATQKTLEKAAEVVEESKEEKVRWDTWTALSMVIFLLIELWRQDFQEGIWQDTGGEEDDMAVLGKVFKGVAFPDKAVLASFYEKRILGTTGDMARMREMVEGFADDLLEALRSVCNRDADMEVEDCMGVGSMYENWRVRKPFVCDLIVPFAPPEPYCFRSQTWCSGDSFPPDEQGYGTIKVCRADEDVTGCICDKTKLGEDMLCLLHSQANTTRPSSEMEDLLCFKNTQYLDADQVMKWFQIAVTKAWNRISHKYEFDLSFSLLDSPGALKIKFRSGKSIAFNLTPVVQYENSDVYFISHFPRSGLAADLPSSTHWFLTFAVYERRFIQLVSKMLPANACHVSCLQILSFLHGKQCSLTGPSGLTNYHLKTVMLHLLQARPSQDWAPEKLEARLQDMLKFLEKCLHEKKLYHFFIGNRKVPAELGFPIIFQRAEPLNLFRPFVLHRDVYRKTVDTFHEMLRNMSALINEYTVHIPLAHTNGIHKESL